In Variovorax paradoxus, a single genomic region encodes these proteins:
- a CDS encoding Ldh family oxidoreductase, producing the protein MTDTAPLYRADALEDYASALLQKAGLEASKAGSVARTLVEGDLLGHDTHGLALLAGYVKELESGGMTRDGAPEVLSDRPAAVLWDGKRLPGPWLMDQGMDLLVPRARELGTASLVIRRSHHIACLAVYMLRALREDMLMLLACSDPNTASVAPFGGTQAVFTPNPLAMGFPLSQGGVMVDISASITTNGMSNRKRAAGETFAEEWLIDAAGKPSNDPQVLFDQPPGTLLPVGGLSHGHKGYGMALLVETLTAGLAGHGRADAPEGWGATVHITLHDLNAFGGKDAFLRQMDHVAAQCRANTPIDPAKPVRLPGEGGLKRRDAQSKNGVRLHPSIARALQDAEQRHGLRLAQALA; encoded by the coding sequence ATGACCGACACCGCTCCGCTCTACCGCGCCGACGCCCTCGAAGACTACGCCAGCGCCCTCCTCCAGAAAGCCGGACTCGAAGCATCGAAAGCCGGCAGCGTCGCCCGCACCCTGGTCGAAGGCGACCTGCTCGGCCACGACACCCACGGCCTCGCGCTGCTGGCCGGGTATGTGAAGGAGCTGGAGTCCGGCGGCATGACACGCGACGGCGCTCCCGAAGTGCTGTCGGACCGCCCGGCCGCCGTGCTGTGGGACGGCAAGCGCCTGCCCGGCCCCTGGCTCATGGACCAGGGCATGGACCTGCTGGTGCCCCGCGCGCGCGAACTCGGCACCGCCTCGCTCGTCATCCGCCGCAGCCACCACATCGCCTGCCTCGCCGTCTACATGCTGCGCGCGCTGCGGGAAGACATGCTCATGCTGCTGGCCTGCTCCGACCCCAACACCGCCAGCGTCGCGCCCTTCGGCGGCACGCAGGCCGTGTTCACGCCCAATCCGCTGGCCATGGGCTTTCCGCTGTCGCAGGGCGGTGTGATGGTCGACATCTCGGCCTCCATCACCACCAACGGCATGAGCAACCGCAAGCGCGCGGCCGGCGAGACCTTCGCCGAGGAATGGCTGATCGACGCCGCCGGCAAGCCGTCGAACGACCCGCAGGTGCTGTTCGACCAGCCGCCCGGCACGCTGCTGCCCGTGGGCGGCCTGAGCCACGGCCACAAGGGCTACGGCATGGCGCTGCTGGTCGAGACGCTGACCGCCGGCCTGGCGGGTCACGGCCGGGCCGATGCGCCCGAAGGCTGGGGCGCCACGGTGCACATCACGCTGCACGACCTCAACGCCTTCGGCGGCAAGGACGCCTTCCTGCGCCAGATGGACCATGTGGCCGCGCAATGCCGCGCCAACACGCCCATCGACCCGGCAAAGCCTGTGCGGCTGCCGGGCGAAGGCGGTTTGAAGCGTCGGGATGCGCAATCGAAGAACGGGGTGCGGCTGCACCCGTCGATCGCACGTGCGCTGCAGGATGCGGAGCAGCGTCACGGCCTGCGGCTGGCGCAGGCGCTGGCCTGA
- the serB gene encoding phosphoserine phosphatase SerB, translated as MSATQEISPGLVIQRVKPPLKLADFKLIAFDMDSTLINIECIDEIADAVGKKAEVAAITEATMRGEIKDFKESLRRRVALLKGVPVEALQQVYDERLKLNPGASELVAACKKAGLKVLLVSGGFTFFANRVKERLGIDFARSNLLDEADGKLTGEVVTQSWGDICDGAEKRRTLLEVASLMGISAQETIAVGDGANDLPMMGEAGLSVAYHAKPKVREQAMVAINEGGLDRVLEILR; from the coding sequence ATGAGCGCCACCCAAGAAATCTCCCCCGGCCTGGTCATCCAGCGCGTGAAGCCACCGCTGAAACTGGCCGACTTCAAGCTGATCGCGTTCGACATGGACTCGACGCTGATCAACATCGAATGCATCGACGAAATTGCCGACGCTGTCGGCAAAAAGGCCGAGGTGGCCGCCATCACCGAAGCCACGATGCGCGGCGAGATCAAGGACTTCAAGGAAAGCCTGCGGCGCCGCGTGGCCCTGCTGAAGGGCGTGCCGGTCGAGGCGCTGCAGCAGGTGTACGACGAGCGGCTGAAGCTCAACCCCGGCGCGAGCGAGCTGGTTGCGGCCTGCAAGAAGGCGGGCCTCAAGGTGCTGCTGGTGTCGGGCGGCTTCACCTTTTTCGCGAACCGCGTGAAGGAGCGCCTGGGTATCGACTTCGCGCGCTCCAACCTGCTCGACGAAGCCGACGGCAAGCTCACCGGAGAGGTCGTCACGCAAAGCTGGGGCGACATCTGCGACGGCGCCGAGAAGCGCCGCACGCTGCTCGAGGTGGCGTCGCTCATGGGCATCTCTGCGCAAGAGACCATCGCCGTGGGCGACGGCGCCAACGACCTCCCGATGATGGGCGAGGCCGGTCTATCCGTGGCCTATCACGCCAAGCCGAAGGTGCGCGAGCAGGCCATGGTTGCCATCAACGAAGGCGGCCTGGACCGCGTTCTCGAAATACTGCGATGA
- a CDS encoding sensor histidine kinase — MPSPLEASAQRDRRPGLKLGFSLFWRTFFLLALLLIGCTVAWLQTFRSLEYEPRAIQTAHQIASLVNLTRAALVYSDAITRVSLIKTLADQEGVRILPREPNDRFEPYTSGALDLRVTEELIDQLGEGTTVASRVNDEAGLWIGFTIESDTYWLLLDPTRFSRVGGRTWLVWLSTAMALSLAGAALITRLINLPLKQLSRATMQVREGEYEAHRLDERARTNEIRAVNIGFNRMADQLAKIEQDRAIMLAGISHDLRTPLARLRLETEMSVADEDARDHMAADIAQLDAIIDKFLDYARPDHVDPRPVLLRDVVDACTYAVQDYEEMNITVDVPADLRVLGDEVELTRVISNLVENARRYGKTPSTGVADVTIQAQANNDAVLIKVRDHGAGVEPALLSQLTKPFFRGDTARTSAAGAGLGLSIVAKNIERMGGTFALTSTPGRGLAAHIRMPRAMPTSAGKPGESQGGKKPT, encoded by the coding sequence ATGCCGAGCCCGCTCGAGGCGAGCGCGCAGCGTGACCGACGCCCCGGCCTCAAGCTGGGCTTCAGCCTCTTCTGGCGCACCTTTTTCCTGCTCGCGCTGCTGCTGATCGGCTGCACGGTCGCGTGGTTGCAGACTTTCCGCTCGCTCGAATACGAGCCCCGCGCGATTCAGACCGCGCACCAGATTGCCTCGCTCGTGAACCTCACGCGCGCGGCGCTGGTGTATTCGGACGCGATCACCCGGGTCTCGCTCATCAAGACGCTGGCCGACCAGGAAGGCGTGCGCATCCTGCCGCGCGAGCCCAACGACCGCTTCGAGCCCTACACCAGCGGCGCGCTCGACCTGCGCGTGACCGAGGAGCTGATCGACCAGCTCGGCGAAGGCACCACGGTGGCCAGCCGTGTGAACGACGAAGCGGGCCTGTGGATCGGCTTCACCATCGAGAGCGACACCTACTGGCTGCTGCTCGACCCCACGCGCTTCAGCCGGGTGGGCGGGCGCACCTGGCTGGTCTGGCTGAGCACGGCGATGGCGCTGTCGCTGGCCGGGGCGGCGCTGATCACGCGGCTCATCAACCTGCCGCTCAAGCAACTGTCGCGCGCGACCATGCAAGTGCGCGAGGGCGAATACGAAGCCCACCGGCTCGACGAACGCGCCCGCACCAACGAGATCCGGGCCGTGAACATCGGCTTCAACCGCATGGCCGACCAGCTCGCCAAGATCGAGCAGGACCGCGCCATCATGCTGGCCGGCATCTCGCACGACCTGCGCACGCCGCTGGCACGCCTGCGGCTAGAAACAGAGATGAGCGTGGCCGACGAAGACGCGCGCGATCACATGGCCGCCGACATCGCCCAGCTCGACGCGATCATCGACAAGTTCCTCGACTACGCGCGGCCCGACCATGTCGATCCGCGCCCGGTGCTGCTGCGCGACGTGGTCGATGCCTGCACCTACGCCGTGCAGGACTACGAGGAGATGAACATCACCGTCGACGTGCCCGCCGATCTGCGGGTGCTGGGCGACGAGGTCGAGCTCACGCGGGTGATTTCCAACCTGGTCGAGAACGCGCGGCGCTACGGCAAGACGCCCTCCACCGGCGTGGCCGACGTGACGATCCAGGCGCAGGCCAACAACGACGCGGTACTGATCAAGGTGCGCGACCACGGCGCGGGCGTCGAGCCCGCCCTGCTCTCACAGCTGACCAAGCCCTTCTTTCGCGGCGACACGGCCCGCACCTCGGCGGCCGGCGCTGGCCTGGGCTTGTCGATCGTGGCGAAGAACATCGAGCGCATGGGCGGCACCTTCGCGCTGACCAGCACCCCGGGGCGCGGCCTCGCGGCCCACATACGGATGCCGCGGGCGATGCCTACGAGCGCCGGCAAACCCGGCGAGTCGCAGGGCGGCAAGAAGCCGACCTGA
- the nth gene encoding endonuclease III, whose protein sequence is MKKETIPLFFATLQAANPEPQTELEYTTPFELLAAVLLSAQATDVGVNKATRKLFPVANTPQAIYDLGVEGLEEYIKTIGLYRSKAKHLIETCRMLVEQHGGEVPRTRAELEALPGVGRKTANVVLNVAFGEATIAVDTHIFRMGNRTGLAPGKTPLEVELKLEKRVPLQYRLHAHHWLILHGRYICVARKPRCWECAVATFCDYKPKTPAPKTA, encoded by the coding sequence ATGAAAAAAGAAACCATCCCCCTCTTCTTCGCCACGTTGCAGGCGGCCAACCCCGAACCCCAGACCGAACTCGAATACACCACGCCCTTCGAACTGCTGGCCGCCGTGCTGCTGTCCGCGCAGGCCACCGACGTGGGCGTGAACAAGGCCACGCGCAAGCTGTTCCCGGTGGCGAACACGCCGCAGGCCATTTACGACCTCGGCGTGGAAGGCCTGGAGGAATACATCAAGACCATCGGCCTGTACCGCAGCAAGGCCAAGCACCTGATCGAAACCTGCCGCATGCTGGTCGAGCAGCATGGCGGCGAAGTACCGCGCACCCGCGCCGAGCTGGAGGCGCTGCCCGGCGTGGGCCGCAAGACCGCCAACGTGGTGCTGAACGTGGCTTTCGGCGAGGCCACCATCGCGGTCGACACGCACATCTTCCGCATGGGCAACCGCACCGGGCTCGCGCCGGGCAAGACGCCGCTCGAGGTGGAACTCAAGCTGGAGAAGCGCGTCCCACTGCAATACCGGCTGCACGCGCACCACTGGCTCATCCTGCACGGACGCTACATCTGCGTGGCGCGCAAGCCGCGTTGCTGGGAATGCGCGGTCGCCACCTTCTGCGACTACAAGCCCAAGACGCCGGCGCCGAAGACAGCCTGA
- the ispD gene encoding 2-C-methyl-D-erythritol 4-phosphate cytidylyltransferase: MSSSRLFVLIPCAGSGHRAGHAQSTQPKQYQRLAGLPMVAHTLEAFRALSGRFAGLALVVSPDDRDVDAALPRFPAENEYLLRVGGLTRAATVRNGLAALRQKGAGAHDWVLVHDAARCLVSSSQIEALIAACEHDAVGGLLAHRLADTLKVSTTESRVAQTLPRADKWLAQTPQMFRIGMLLDALERIGDAVTDEAGAIEAIGLSPLLVPGSAQNFKVTYPEDFALAEAVLLGRKKGMA; this comes from the coding sequence ATGTCTTCTTCCCGACTTTTCGTGCTGATCCCCTGCGCCGGTTCCGGCCACCGCGCGGGCCATGCGCAGTCCACCCAGCCCAAGCAGTACCAGCGACTGGCCGGCCTGCCGATGGTGGCCCACACGCTGGAGGCCTTCCGGGCGCTGTCGGGCCGCTTCGCGGGGCTGGCGCTGGTGGTGTCGCCGGACGACCGCGACGTGGATGCCGCATTGCCGCGCTTTCCCGCCGAGAACGAATACCTGCTGCGCGTGGGCGGCCTGACCCGGGCGGCCACGGTGCGCAACGGCCTCGCGGCGCTGCGCCAGAAGGGCGCCGGCGCGCACGACTGGGTGCTGGTGCACGACGCGGCGCGCTGCCTCGTCAGTTCCAGCCAGATCGAGGCGCTGATCGCCGCCTGCGAGCACGACGCCGTGGGCGGCCTGCTGGCCCACCGGCTGGCGGACACGCTGAAGGTGTCGACCACCGAAAGCCGCGTGGCCCAGACACTGCCGCGCGCCGACAAGTGGCTCGCACAGACGCCGCAGATGTTCCGCATCGGCATGCTGCTCGACGCGCTGGAGCGCATCGGCGATGCCGTGACCGACGAGGCCGGCGCCATCGAGGCCATCGGCCTGTCGCCGCTGCTGGTGCCGGGCAGCGCGCAGAACTTCAAGGTGACCTACCCCGAAGACTTCGCACTGGCCGAGGCCGTGCTGCTCGGCCGCAAGAAGGGCATGGCATGA
- a CDS encoding PLP-dependent aminotransferase family protein — protein MQFASRLDNVETSAIRELFKLLGKPGIISFAGGFPDSAMFDVEGLKEASNKALTEEPGGALQYGATEGYEPLRTQLSAFMKTKGVDVDPSGLIVTTGSQQALDLLGKTMISPGDKVIVEGPTFLATIQCFRLYGAQLISAPIDANGVKTDELEKLIAEHKPKFVYLIPTFGNPSGAMLSLERRKKVLELAVKYQTLIVEDDPYGDLYFGEAPPPSIMALSKDVPGSRELLAHCGSLSKVLSPGLRIGWMIAPPELLAKATMCKQFSDAHTSTFSQATAAQYLKSGRMPATLAHVREVYGQRAQAMGNALKRELGDAVSFTQPNGGLFFWARLTGANGKLADANELAKRAIEKLVAFVPGAPFFAEKPDVATLRLSFATADVAKIEEGVKRLGQAL, from the coding sequence ATGCAATTCGCCTCCCGACTCGACAACGTCGAGACCTCCGCCATCCGCGAACTCTTCAAGCTGCTGGGCAAGCCCGGCATCATCAGCTTCGCGGGCGGCTTCCCTGACAGCGCCATGTTCGACGTCGAGGGCCTCAAGGAGGCGAGCAACAAGGCACTCACCGAAGAACCCGGCGGCGCGCTGCAATACGGCGCCACCGAAGGCTACGAGCCACTGCGCACCCAACTGAGCGCCTTCATGAAGACCAAGGGCGTCGACGTCGACCCCAGCGGCCTGATCGTCACCACCGGCAGCCAGCAGGCGCTGGACCTGCTGGGCAAGACCATGATCTCGCCCGGCGACAAGGTGATCGTCGAGGGCCCGACCTTCCTGGCCACCATTCAGTGCTTCCGCCTGTACGGCGCGCAGCTCATCAGCGCGCCCATCGACGCCAATGGCGTGAAGACCGACGAACTCGAGAAACTCATCGCCGAGCACAAGCCCAAGTTCGTCTACCTGATTCCCACCTTCGGCAACCCCAGCGGCGCCATGCTGAGCCTGGAGCGCCGCAAGAAGGTGCTCGAGCTGGCCGTGAAGTACCAGACGCTGATCGTCGAGGACGACCCCTACGGCGACCTGTACTTCGGCGAAGCCCCGCCGCCGTCGATCATGGCGCTGAGCAAGGACGTGCCCGGCAGCCGCGAACTGCTGGCCCACTGCGGCAGCCTGAGCAAGGTGCTGAGCCCGGGCCTGCGCATCGGCTGGATGATCGCGCCGCCCGAGCTGCTGGCCAAGGCCACCATGTGCAAGCAGTTCAGCGACGCGCACACCAGCACCTTCTCGCAGGCCACGGCCGCTCAATACCTCAAGAGCGGCCGCATGCCGGCCACGCTGGCGCATGTGCGCGAGGTGTACGGCCAGCGCGCGCAGGCCATGGGCAATGCGCTCAAGCGCGAACTGGGCGATGCGGTGAGCTTCACCCAGCCCAACGGGGGCCTGTTCTTCTGGGCGCGCCTGACGGGCGCCAACGGCAAGCTGGCCGATGCGAACGAACTGGCCAAGCGCGCGATCGAGAAACTGGTGGCCTTCGTGCCCGGCGCGCCGTTCTTCGCCGAGAAGCCCGACGTGGCCACGCTGCGCCTGAGCTTCGCGACGGCCGACGTGGCGAAGATCGAAGAGGGCGTCAAGCGCCTCGGACAGGCCCTGTAA
- a CDS encoding DUF6172 family protein → MRKTFQLQVEGKHPDRLLEAIKHEIRKYIKRERRRVLPEGADFWDFDCKFGAAEESAEVVHLSAITGLIDGVVKDGGKQFYVEVVAKPGKRKPRPAGETAPDASETEED, encoded by the coding sequence ATGAGAAAAACCTTTCAGCTTCAGGTCGAGGGCAAGCACCCCGACCGTCTCCTCGAAGCCATCAAGCACGAGATCCGCAAGTACATCAAGCGCGAGCGGCGGCGCGTATTGCCGGAAGGCGCGGACTTCTGGGACTTCGACTGCAAGTTCGGCGCGGCCGAGGAATCGGCCGAAGTCGTCCATCTTTCGGCCATTACCGGCCTGATCGACGGCGTGGTCAAGGACGGCGGCAAGCAGTTCTATGTCGAGGTCGTCGCCAAACCCGGCAAGCGCAAGCCGCGCCCCGCGGGTGAAACCGCCCCGGACGCTTCCGAAACCGAAGAAGACTGA
- the mfd gene encoding transcription-repair coupling factor yields the protein MDLPHLTAGKRFTLPRPPLSADALLLAQLAMREKAAGRATAMFTADANDAQRLIDEIAFFAPELRCALFPDWETLPYDSFSPHQDLISERLATLWRISQKEADVVLVPATTALYRLAPPAFLAGYTFHFKAKQKLEESKLKAQLTLAGYSHVTQVVSPGEYAVRGGLIDLFPMGSPVPFRVDLFDDEIDSIRTFDPDTQRSLYPVPEVRLLPGREFPMDEDARGRFRGRWRELLEGDPTKSRIYKDMGNGVATAGIEYYLPLFFDETATVFDYLGPDATVVLHGDLEPAFQHFWQDTNERYRLVRGDPERPALPPEALFLNAEQFYQRAKPHAQLAIRGDVPTEAPYAEFDRLPPFAVVRGAEDPLVGLKAHIAKTPHRVLLIAESDGRRESLLDFLRASGVNPPAFDSLAEFEASADEKVGIATAALASGFAWREQGIDLVTETELFATAPTTRRRNKKQEQVSDVEALIKDLSELNVGDPVVHTAHGIGRYRGLIHMDLGQGTDAEGKPLLQEMLHLEYADKATLYVPVSQLHQISRYTGVSADEAPLHKLGSGQWEKAKRKAAEQVRDSAAELLNIYARRAAREGHAFRYSPADYEVFANDFGFQETADQKAAIHAVVQDMISPQPMDRLVCGDVGFGKTEVALRAAFIAVTGGKQVAFLAPTTLLAEQHYQTLVDRFAKWPVKVAEMSRFRSAKEITAAAKGLAEGQVDIVVGTHKLLSQSVKFKNLGLLIIDEEHRFGVRHKEAMKAMRAEVDVLTLTATPIPRTLGMALEGLRDLSVIATAPQRRLAIKTFVRNEGTGVIREAVLRELKRGGQVYFLHNEVETIENRRQKLEEILPEARIAVAHGQMPERELERVMRDFVAQRYNLLLCSTIIETGIDVPTANTIVMSRADKFGLAQLHQLRGRVGRSHHQAYAYLMVPDTEGLTKQAAQRLDAIQQMEELGSGFYLAMHDLEIRGTGEVLGESQSGNMTEIGFQLYNEMLSEAVRALKAGQEPDLLSPLSVTTEINLHAPALLPDDYCGDVHLRLSFYKKLATAKTPDQIDTLLEEIVDRFGKLPPQAQTLIDTHRLRVLARPYGVVKVDAAPGIINITFKKDPPVDGMAIIQLIQKNKHIKLAGNEKLRIERELKEPKERAQMVRDVLRSLGQPTVKENVTA from the coding sequence ATGGACCTCCCCCACCTCACGGCGGGCAAGCGTTTCACGCTGCCGCGTCCCCCGTTGTCGGCCGATGCACTGCTGCTGGCGCAGCTGGCCATGCGCGAGAAAGCTGCCGGGCGCGCCACGGCGATGTTCACCGCCGATGCCAACGACGCCCAGCGCCTGATCGACGAAATCGCCTTCTTCGCGCCCGAGCTGCGCTGCGCCCTGTTCCCCGACTGGGAGACGCTGCCCTACGACAGCTTCTCGCCCCACCAGGACCTGATCAGCGAGCGCCTGGCCACCCTCTGGCGCATCAGCCAGAAGGAGGCCGACGTGGTGCTGGTGCCCGCCACCACCGCGCTCTACCGGCTCGCGCCACCGGCCTTCCTGGCCGGCTACACCTTCCATTTCAAGGCCAAGCAGAAGCTCGAGGAATCGAAGCTCAAGGCCCAGCTCACGCTGGCCGGCTACAGCCATGTGACGCAGGTGGTGAGCCCCGGCGAATACGCGGTGCGCGGCGGGCTGATCGACCTGTTCCCCATGGGCTCGCCGGTGCCCTTCCGCGTCGACCTGTTCGACGACGAGATCGACTCCATCCGCACCTTCGACCCCGACACCCAGCGCAGCCTCTACCCCGTGCCAGAAGTGCGTCTGCTGCCGGGGCGCGAGTTCCCGATGGACGAAGACGCGCGCGGGCGCTTCCGCGGCCGCTGGCGCGAGCTGCTCGAGGGCGATCCGACCAAGAGCCGCATCTACAAGGACATGGGCAACGGCGTGGCAACGGCCGGCATCGAGTACTACCTGCCGCTGTTCTTCGACGAGACGGCCACGGTGTTCGACTACCTGGGACCCGACGCCACCGTGGTGTTGCACGGCGACCTGGAACCCGCGTTCCAGCATTTCTGGCAGGACACCAACGAACGCTACCGCCTCGTGCGCGGCGACCCGGAGCGCCCCGCGCTGCCGCCCGAGGCGCTGTTCCTGAACGCCGAGCAGTTCTACCAGCGCGCCAAGCCGCACGCACAACTTGCCATTCGCGGCGACGTCCCCACCGAGGCACCCTACGCCGAGTTCGACAGGCTGCCGCCTTTCGCCGTGGTGCGCGGCGCCGAAGACCCGCTGGTCGGCCTCAAGGCGCACATCGCGAAGACGCCGCACCGCGTGCTGCTGATCGCCGAAAGCGACGGCCGCCGCGAGAGCCTGCTCGACTTCCTGCGCGCCAGCGGCGTGAATCCGCCGGCCTTCGACTCGCTGGCCGAGTTCGAAGCCTCGGCCGACGAAAAGGTCGGCATCGCCACCGCCGCGCTGGCCTCGGGCTTCGCCTGGCGCGAGCAAGGCATCGACCTCGTCACCGAAACCGAGCTGTTCGCCACCGCGCCCACCACGCGCCGGCGCAACAAGAAGCAGGAGCAGGTCAGCGACGTCGAAGCACTCATCAAGGACCTGTCGGAGCTGAATGTCGGCGACCCGGTGGTGCACACGGCGCACGGCATCGGCCGCTACCGGGGCCTGATCCACATGGACCTGGGCCAGGGCACCGACGCCGAAGGCAAGCCGCTGCTGCAGGAAATGCTGCACCTGGAGTACGCCGACAAGGCCACGCTCTACGTGCCCGTTTCGCAGCTGCACCAGATCAGCCGCTACACCGGCGTCAGTGCCGACGAGGCTCCGCTGCACAAGCTGGGCTCCGGCCAGTGGGAAAAGGCCAAGCGCAAGGCTGCCGAACAGGTGCGCGACTCGGCCGCCGAGCTGCTCAACATCTACGCCCGCCGCGCCGCGCGCGAAGGCCATGCCTTCCGCTACTCGCCGGCCGACTACGAGGTATTCGCCAACGACTTCGGCTTCCAGGAAACCGCCGACCAGAAGGCCGCGATCCACGCCGTGGTGCAGGACATGATCTCGCCCCAGCCCATGGACCGCCTCGTGTGCGGCGACGTGGGCTTCGGCAAGACCGAGGTTGCGTTGCGCGCCGCCTTCATCGCCGTGACCGGCGGCAAGCAGGTGGCCTTCCTCGCGCCGACCACGCTGCTGGCCGAGCAGCACTACCAGACGCTGGTCGACCGCTTCGCCAAGTGGCCGGTGAAGGTGGCCGAAATGAGCCGCTTCCGCTCGGCCAAGGAAATCACCGCCGCCGCCAAGGGGCTGGCCGAGGGCCAGGTCGACATCGTGGTCGGCACCCACAAGCTGCTTTCGCAGTCGGTCAAGTTCAAGAACCTTGGCCTGCTCATCATCGACGAGGAGCATCGCTTCGGCGTGCGCCACAAGGAGGCGATGAAGGCCATGCGCGCCGAGGTCGACGTGCTCACGCTCACCGCCACGCCGATTCCGCGCACGCTGGGCATGGCGCTCGAAGGCCTGCGCGACCTGAGCGTGATCGCCACCGCGCCGCAGCGGCGCCTGGCCATCAAGACTTTCGTGCGCAACGAAGGCACCGGCGTGATCCGCGAAGCCGTGCTGCGCGAGCTGAAACGCGGCGGGCAGGTCTACTTCCTGCACAACGAGGTCGAGACCATCGAGAACCGCCGCCAGAAGCTGGAAGAGATCCTCCCCGAGGCCCGCATCGCCGTGGCCCACGGGCAGATGCCCGAGCGCGAGCTCGAGCGCGTGATGCGCGACTTCGTGGCGCAGCGCTACAACCTGCTGCTGTGCTCGACCATCATCGAGACCGGCATCGACGTGCCGACCGCCAACACCATCGTGATGAGCCGTGCCGACAAATTCGGCCTGGCGCAGCTGCACCAGCTGCGTGGCCGCGTCGGCCGTTCGCACCATCAGGCATATGCCTACCTCATGGTGCCCGACACCGAGGGCCTGACCAAGCAGGCGGCGCAGCGGCTCGACGCCATCCAGCAGATGGAAGAACTGGGCTCCGGCTTCTACCTAGCCATGCACGACCTGGAGATCCGCGGCACCGGCGAAGTGCTGGGCGAAAGCCAGAGCGGCAACATGACGGAGATCGGCTTCCAGCTCTACAACGAGATGCTCAGCGAGGCCGTGCGCGCGCTCAAGGCCGGGCAGGAGCCGGACCTGCTGTCGCCGCTGTCTGTTACCACCGAAATCAACCTGCACGCCCCCGCCCTGCTGCCCGACGACTACTGCGGCGACGTGCACCTTCGCCTGTCGTTCTACAAGAAGCTCGCCACCGCGAAGACGCCCGACCAGATCGACACGCTGCTCGAAGAAATCGTCGACCGCTTCGGCAAGCTGCCGCCGCAGGCGCAGACGCTCATCGACACGCACCGCCTGCGCGTGCTGGCGCGGCCGTACGGCGTGGTGAAGGTCGATGCCGCGCCCGGCATCATCAATATCACCTTCAAGAAAGACCCGCCGGTGGATGGCATGGCCATCATCCAGCTGATCCAGAAGAACAAGCACATCAAGCTGGCGGGCAACGAAAAGCTGCGCATCGAGCGCGAACTGAAAGAACCCAAGGAACGGGCCCAGATGGTGCGCGACGTGCTGCGCAGCCTGGGCCAACCCACCGTCAAGGAAAACGTCACCGCATGA
- the ispF gene encoding 2-C-methyl-D-erythritol 2,4-cyclodiphosphate synthase, producing MTSAFNIRIGEGWDVHQLVAGRKLILGGIDVPHSTGLLGHSDADVLLHAITDALLGGAGLGDIGRHFPDTDPQFRGADSSVLLAEAARRVRAAGWEIGNVDSTVIAQAPKLAPHIPLMCQRIADTLGVTLEQVNVKAKTAEKLGPVGEGRAMEARAAVLLHR from the coding sequence ATGACGAGCGCTTTCAACATCCGCATCGGCGAGGGCTGGGACGTTCACCAGCTGGTGGCGGGGCGCAAGCTGATCCTGGGTGGCATCGACGTGCCGCACTCCACCGGCCTGCTGGGCCACTCGGACGCCGACGTGCTGCTGCACGCCATCACCGACGCGCTGCTGGGCGGCGCCGGGCTGGGCGACATCGGGCGGCACTTTCCGGACACCGATCCGCAGTTCCGCGGCGCCGATTCGTCGGTGCTGCTGGCCGAGGCGGCGCGCCGGGTGCGCGCTGCAGGCTGGGAGATCGGCAATGTCGACAGCACAGTGATCGCGCAGGCGCCCAAGCTGGCGCCGCACATTCCGCTCATGTGCCAGCGCATCGCCGACACGCTGGGCGTGACACTGGAACAGGTGAACGTGAAGGCCAAGACAGCCGAGAAGCTGGGTCCGGTGGGCGAAGGCCGCGCGATGGAAGCGCGCGCGGCCGTTCTGCTCCACCGCTGA